The DNA region ACACATTAGGGTTAGTATCCTTCATAGATGAGCATAATATGACAGGACagactgtttaaaatattttaaaattcctgaTCTTCTATAGCTTGATACAAATACATTCCTTACAACACATGTGCCCCAGATTTAGAGTAAAAGCAGGATCCCTTCCAGGTGAGGACATGGGAACTTTGTCCTATCTATTAACATGTCCTAGGGATAGTCGCTGCTCGTGTATATAGCAccttaacacacacaaaagggcaATAACCTAATTCCAAGGCCCATAACCTAACTGCAGAACCTCGCTTATGCTACTTCAATGTCTTTAAGAAAAATCTAGTTAAAAGGACAAAAGTAATATGACTATATTTATTGTATAGCTGCAGGAAATAGGATTCATGAATAAAAAAGCCATCGAAATATATTATAAATCTATTTGAGTTTCAAAACTACTCTAGAATACTGCTTTGCTTTAGAATACAAATAACACTGTTTGGGATTAGTTCATAGAGTCTGATTTTGGTCCATGCTGGTAATTCTATAATGTTATAATCCTCTTCCATTACTTTAAAAGCCTCAGATCAACAGGTTCTCAGGCAGTGGTAGTAATGATGCAGCAAAAGAAAGGCCTTTCCAAATTCCAGACTTCAGCCGCTGCAGCCAGTTCAGAGAAATTCCCATCTCACCTCCTCCCTTCTTTATTCCTTCCCTTTAAGTACATTTACCCTCAGAACTATAAGGGAAAGAAAGGGTAGGGTACAAAGATTTCACACTGTTTGTTAGAGATGGCTTCTAATCACCATCCTTTAGTTATGTGCCCATAAATCATagctcttaaaaatatccagaaaaaaaagttagctTTACTTCAGCTAAGCTGTAGTTCCACATAGTCTGTTAGCTGTAGAAACTTCTTTGGTGTCAGATTCTGGTCGTCCTGAAACCACAAATGGCCAAGTCTgtaaacaaaaaaggcatttcacATTAGAAGGATAGTTGCAATATAAAGTAAAACTGGAGCTTTTATTAACAGTTAATTTCCTAGCAccccatatttaaaaaacaaacaaacagttttagTCACACTGGGAAGCACTACAAACTAGTCCTCTCtaaaaagtattattttaattAGAATCAGATACACCTTAACTTGTTATTACCAGCATCCACTTATTCATGtccaaacatataatatttttaaaatgctttgtaaCTGATTTCCTAGTTTTTAAACTGGTGCTAAAATAATCAACCATCCTAATACATCTAGAAAAACAGAACAGCAATCCTCTTCTTTATGTCTCAGGTCTTAAATTCTAGATTTagtgaaagcttatgctgcaaAATGACCTGAAGAATGAATTATATTTTCCTCAGTCATTTAACTTGCCCGATATCCAGAAAATGAATTCGTTAAAGGTTTCTGATTCAGTCTCCCCAACATAAACACATCTAGCCTCTGCATCACTTTAGGCCAACGTCGGCTCTTCGTTATACTAGTGTAAACGGGATGGTTGCGAATTTTTTCAAAGCTGTAACTGAGCGGAGAATTGGGGTCTTGCTTAGATAATAAACATCATCACTCTGCTGGAGTGATCTACACAGTTTAAAGAAATAGGGGGAAATCTAAGAAGGCTGGAAAATGTAGTATACCAGCTACAGACACGCTGAAGTTAAACATCAGAAGTAAGAGCTAGACCAGATGAGTTAGATCACTAATTATTTTTTCAGGGGGAAATGTCAGCCTATAAAAATAAACACACGTCGACGGGTCTGTTCTTCCTCTCCACAAACACCCCCGCTCCCAGAGCTACTACGTGTTCATCCCCAAGGCGCACAGCTCTCTGAGCGGGGACTGGACGGACTCGAGCTCCAGGATGAAGGTTTCAGGCCCACAAGTGCCTGCTATTGTTCGGTGCCCAGCTAGACACGCCTGGCACCGGACTGACAGGGCCGGGCGTGCCAAGCCATCGGCTTCTTGCAGCTCAGCACCTCTGCGAAGCAGGCTCTGGGTGTGCGAGgttgctccccccacccaaatcAGAGGCCTCTTAGAAAAGTGGCCCTTGTCTGCCATCCCTCTGTCCGgccatcctgccccccagccctgctgggccCATCCGCCTGGGGGCGGGCCAGCCTCGCCTCGCCTGGGGGGCGCTTACCAGGTTGACAGGGTGCACGTAGCCGTTCTCGTAGCGatcctcctgcagcagctgccgGAGGTGGGCGATGTAGCTGGACGCCAGGCGCAGCGTGTCCAGCTTGGAGAGCTTGGTGTCGGGCGGCACCCAGGGCAGGCTGGTCTTGAGGCGGGAGAACGCCTTGCTCAGCACCCGCATGCGGGCCCTCTCGCGGGCGTTGGCCGCGTTGCGCTGCGACTGCTTGCACTCGCCCGACGCGCCCCTGGGCAGCAGCGGCGGCGCCTTCTTGCCGCCCGCCCGGGCCCGCTTCCTCTTGCAGCCCCCGGCCGGCCCCGCCGCCGCGCAGCGCCCCTCgccgtcctcctcttcctcctcctcgtcctcctcctcgGCCGCGGAGGACTGGTCCGCCGAGGGGTAGAGCGGGCCGCGGGGCTGGCGCTGGGCGGCGGGCGGCGCGtagcccagctgcagcccccgcAGCTCCATGGCGGGCAGCTCCTCCGCGTCGCTGGCCGAGCCCGTGGACATGGCACGCGCCCTTCCCCGGGGAGAGACGGGCTCGGGGGGCAGCGGCGCCGGGCGGGCAGGCAGCGCAGGCGAGGAGTCCGCCCAGCCCAGCTGCCGCCCCGTCCTCACCCCGCGCCGGGAGGCTCGGCAGGATGCCCTCAGCCAGCTGGGATATATAGCCGGGGGTCCGGAGCGGACCATctgcagaaggggagggggagggcaagggcaaggggacaccccccccccgcctccctgcGCACACACGGCGACGGGCAGGACGCCCGGAGCTCCCCCCACCAGCAGCGCCCGAGACCTTCCCCAGCGCCGCAGAGTGTGTCCAGCCGCCCCGCCAGCGACCCCGGCGCTGCTGTGGGACCCGGAGCgcggggctggggaggaaggggtcatctcccacccccaccccgcgcCGGAGTTGCGGGCACGTTGGGCCGGGGAACAATTTCTATAGCGGGGGTGCTGAGGGCCACTGAACCAAAGGGCAACCCCTGTATCTAAGGGAAACCACTTCACGCCAGGCCCGGGGTGCTGCACCCCcctcccctagttccagcacctgtgcttcGGGAGGCTCCACTGCCCCCTATCTGCACAGTCTGCGATTCCCAGCTGCCCTCCAAGCTCCGCCGGGCCCTTTGCAGGGGGGATGGGGCTCCGCAGGGACATCTCCACTGCCTGGCCCGGGACCCGAAACCGCAGAGTGGTGATCTTGCCGTCCTCGCCCAGGCCAAGCGTCCACTGGGGACTGACAGCTCTGTCGTATTATCATCATATACCTGTCGCTGCAATAGAGTGACCGGCACTTTACCGCGACACTGCCCCAAAAAACTTACAGTCAAATCCCCTTCGTATTTCAGGGCTTTCCGCATAAGACTAGATCGAAGATACCTGGCCCCATTTTTCGGGACGGCTCTGCAATGGCCGGCAATAGGCCAAACCTACAGCGGCTGTAGCACCCCTGCTATAAATGGAGTTCCACCTGTTACAGACCTGGCCCTCACTGATTTATAGGCAGTGACTTTGTTATTCACTATGCGCGGGCTATAGGCGATGGAGAGCGAGCGAGCAAACAATGCTATAGCTGAAAACcaagtagtttttttttaaatgcgtAATGTAGTTAAAAGTCACTAAAAAGAAATGACATATATCTTGGCATTGCGAATAACTTGCACAACGGTATAGAAAGTGGCAAACGGATATAAACGGGTCTGGAGATTTCTTCTCCCCTGGAGCAATCTTAATTGAATCAAACCGATCTGGAATCGTATAGTTCTGTGACATGTACGAACTTAAACAAGGCAGCTTTCCTGTAAAAGTTCATCAGAGTTTTTACATTCCGTTTTGCAGTTCTCATGTATCACCGCGCAGGGAAAAATACTCAGTCCAGTGgaaatggtaatatacaaaagcaATATAGAAATAACTTTGATAACAGAATAAAAATCTCCTTCCTAAAATGAAGACCCAACTCTTGTTTATTTCATGGGCCTTCTCGACCTGTCTGGATACAAATAACTAGAATAAATGTTCCAGTTTGCAGAGAATGTATGGATCTGATGGTTATAACAGGTGGAAAGATCTGTCTTAAATCTTGCTCCTTAATCTTTTCGATACATTCATCTCTCGACCAATATGGCAACTTCCCCTTTGCTACAATTCCTTGCACAATTTTCCTTCTTTTCATGACCACTTTCACCCAGCACTCTGTAATTTGCTCCTCACGAGTTTTGCAGTCTTACTCTGGGGGCACTTAACGTTGTATAAATGTCTTCATCAATAGCGGCGTGACTCAACAGAAGGATATTTTATGTCAAACTTTCCAAGTGAAACTTGACAACAATATTCGTTGAACCGCTGAAACACACGAATGATACTTGCAACTGGATCTCTTGAACTTGAGTTGACTCTGGGTGCTTGCTTTCTGTCCTACACATAAGGCTACAGTGGTAGGGGAAATAAGATGAGGCGATGGATTTTTCTCAGCAGCCCTATACTATGCGTTTCCTATTAGTGCACACTATCAATATAAATACAGAGTGAGACACACACATCAGGAACACATATataagttttcttttttccccaatctGGATTGTTTATTCAGGTGCAGTCTGAACACTTTCTTTGCGAAAGATTAATGGAGAAAAAGTGCTGGATTTctctaaacagagaggaaaatggtaCCCAGTCTTAAAAGCTATATTGGCAAATCTCACCTTTCACTCCTAGCGCTTCCTCAGCCAATTAAAGTCTAATTGATTGTTCATTTCATCCGATTAAACCGCCTGAAAAATGGAGAGGGGGAATAGACAATCTCTATGCTCATTTACTGGTTATTACAGATCTTGGGACAAAATCGCCAGTGGTGCAAATCGGgagtaactctattgaagtcTAAGGAGGTATTCTGGATTTACTAAATAGAATTTGGTCCCTTGAATCCACTAAATTGCTTCTACTCTTGACCAGCATATCAGTTTCAGAATAAATTCTTTAATGGGGCCAGAGCGTTACGTCATGCTAACATTCATTTTTGTTAACAAATACTTTAATCCTCCAGTAGTGCATGCTCTCTGGAATACTGAACAAGGAATATTTCATTATAAGATTGAGCCAGAAATCTCTCTCAATTACCAGATATGAagtctttgacttcaatgggggttcTACTCAGTTAGGAGGCACAGTGTGAACAAATATTGAACCAAACCCTGCTCTCTTTGAATTCAGTACCGCTCCAATGTGTAAGACCTCTGCCCTCTCTGTGTAACACTATTGACACCTGAATGTCGCAGAGTCAAGTATAAACACCAATGTAGACACAGAAATAACGTCCGGATGGGGAGAGAACTGGAGATAGGGCCTTCTTCAGGGAACTCTGGAACTCGCTTCCTCTTGTTGACCTGCCATATATATTGACTTTAAGGTGATGCCACATAGAAAATCTATTTCCTTAAGTTTTCCATGAGAAAGTGGTAGGAGAGTCCTTGCTTGTGTGGGGTTGGGAGGATTTTATGTTTTGGCAATATGCCAGAACCTACTACGTATTTTCCTTAATTTTTGCATATGGCTTGATTCTAGAGTTCTGGATAGGAGTTTTGGTAAATAACTCagaataaatggatatatttGAATCCATAAAAACAGAGTTTGGCTTCTTGTCTTTATAGTGACTCATTCTCATTTTTGAAATTTGTATCACTTTAGTGCCTAGGAACtccagtcaggacccctcagcaTCATGCCGCCACTGCCCAAACATGACCTGTGCTGCTGATAGCTGGGAAAGCTGTATAATACCCCCGCTTTATTTCTGGTCAAAGTACACGCTTTAACGGCAtggaaggctgtttgtgtgtCAGAGTACTGTGGATGAGAGAGTGTATGCATTTTTCTTCTCAAACAATATTTTAGAACAGAACAAAATTATGTCAGAAATCACTTAGCCATTGTAGATAAAGTACTGCAGAATCAATTTTCTTGTGAATTTAAGAGACGTTTATATCATATACTTAGTTTGTATCTATGGATCCATAAAACTGGGGTATCAGGAAGTCATTTATGTAAAACATACAATAATCGGATGGCTTAATTGATGGGTTCTCTCGGGCATTTGTGCTTGCAACGTATCTAGCCACAGCAAATCCCTCACCGTGAAGAGAAGTATAGTTTTTCAGCTCTTCGAGAGAGCTAGGTAAGTGAGTTTAAAAGGGTGGGTTTTGTTGTTCTTGCTATAGTTTTGGACTAAGTAGGAAATGATAACATCGCGAGAGTGGTTGGAGGAGGGAGTGTGTCTGACTATAGAAGCTGTACAGGGCATACACCAAGCAACCTAAACATGACACAAGGGAGAGCCCTAGCAACTGAAAAAGAATTCAGGGGAACTTGTTAGAAAATATAATTAGTCACACTTCTGCTATTAATGGATATTACCTGCTGATCctatagacaaaaaaaaaagaatgtgtaaTAATTTGTATTAAAAGAAACAACCTGAACATTATATAGAAAGGGAGGAATGTGCTGCCACGGCACAATTTACACGAGATTCCCTCTTTGCTACCCGTATTGTGAGGTCATTGCATGAGGGGAACATGTATTTTATCAAATTCTGGGAGGTCAGAATTGAATCCCTCCTGTTGTCCAATAATTTTGCAGTACTGATATGGTGAGCTGCCCTAACAGCAGTGTTCTGTTCTCCGAGGGAGGAGAAATGACTTCCTTAATACTtaagtaccagaggggtagccgtgttagtctggatctgtaagagcagcaaagaatcctgtggcaccttatagactaacagacatattggagcatgagctttcatgggtgaatacccacttcgtgggatgctccaatacgtctgttagtctataaggtgccacaggactctttgctgctttccttaATACTTGCTGCCCCAGAACAAAAATACTTCATGCTGTGATACTTTGTGGATCGCCTCAGTTTcaaagggaaagggaacattGTGCATCGAAAAGGTGTTCCAGGGAGCCAGAATACTGTGCTTTACACTCCGTACAGTTCACTTAAACTCCACAGAAATACCTGTCGCTGCTAGAACCACCAAGAACCACCCATACTGGGTTTACTAAACACCATTGCTTAGCGTCCTGGCATTGAGCCAGACGTTTGGCAAGATCAGGGTTGCACAGCAGTCATAAAACTGACTTCCCTCTCATACcttccaaaaaaaacaaaccaaaactaaaaaccctatcttgggccagattctcatcctACTCCATTTACACGGGCTGAGGATCAGACCCTGCTTCTTTAGCGCTCCTGACCACACGACGTGGACACTAACAAAGCGTGTATATGACTGTGTGGAGCCTTGAAGTGATGATCCGAGCAAAGGACAACAATGTTCGTTTAGACTTGGACATTCTAATAAAAGTATCACACAGAAATCCAGGAAACTCTAACCTGAAAGGTTATTCAcaaacggaaaaaaaaaaaaaaaaaaaaaaaaagacaacacgGTGGTTTCACAAAGAGTTGCCTTTCCGCGATatttggagaggaggaggagaagaaaatcCTAGTGAATGGGTTAAGCCATGTcaactaaaacaaacaagtgtTAAATGAACCCCTGAAAGAAAAGTAAGAAAATTATTTACTCGACTTGATTCTGCGCGGAACTCCCTCACCAGAGCACATCATCAAAGAATACGCTTGGCAAATGAATTTTAAGTCCaggatttaaaaacagaaacaccTGATGATGCTAGATCTTTAGCGTTAGTGTGTTTACCGAGTGCAGTTTGACAACACCTCTTCAATGGGAACGAATGCACAGTGAGAATCGACGACATGGAAACATTTCCCAAAGCAGTGTGTGCCACGAGGAAAGATGTCACAGAAAAGGAAGAGATCAAGAAGATGCAACATAGAGTCGGATCCTGCAGACTGTCAGACTAAACTTCCATCGACGTAAAGGGAAGCTTTCCCTGATCTTGCTGGAGAGCTTACATTAATTATGATGTCATGGGATTTTTATATTTTACTCCAGCCATTTGTCCGATTTCTTAGCTAAATGTGTTAGATTTAGCTGTTTAAGGGGAAAATGTCATTGCTTGTCTAATTTCTCACAAATATATTCTTACCTATATCTCTCGATCAATACTTCTAGCATACTATATGTGTACAGGCATATACTCAATATACACCGTCCATCTAGAGATATAAAATTCCTAAAGTATGTATGCGTTGTGCAATAGAAAATAATTATCTCCCCGTTTACTTCGATCTACAGAACATAAATAAAAAAGGcgctttttctaaataaaaagaaacatgttTAGCTTTCGAACAGTCAGATTCCAGAATTCTTAAAATACACACGACGAGCAAACACTGTTCATTGTGTTAATTGCATTGACCAATACCCAGGACCCTCTTGTTTGCGGAATTATTCGTTTTTAGTTGATTCTGTGCGTTTGTTTAGTTTCAGATTTAATAACTTTGGAAAGAAAATGAGACATTATTAATTGCTGAGGCTCATTACTTTTCCCCAGAATTTGGCTGGTAGTCAGTTTTGCTCAGG from Gopherus evgoodei ecotype Sinaloan lineage chromosome 2, rGopEvg1_v1.p, whole genome shotgun sequence includes:
- the MSC gene encoding musculin, which translates into the protein MSTGSASDAEELPAMELRGLQLGYAPPAAQRQPRGPLYPSADQSSAAEEEDEEEEEEDGEGRCAAAGPAGGCKRKRARAGGKKAPPLLPRGASGECKQSQRNAANARERARMRVLSKAFSRLKTSLPWVPPDTKLSKLDTLRLASSYIAHLRQLLQEDRYENGYVHPVNLTWPFVVSGRPESDTKEVSTANRLCGTTA